In Streptomyces chartreusis, the following proteins share a genomic window:
- a CDS encoding sensor histidine kinase: MSGRLRRAYRGMRLGTRLALGLGVLSLVVFAVVGTALTTYMRDYLSAQLDTQLAQGQVAQSKSIADYGTLSGKKYYSWYYAVYDVSDGEPVLRRPEDPADVPADVDDFTSLARAQTVASTEVLRTEHLRGKGEYRLRACEVEPGVVLVSAAPMEDIEDTVGQLITIQAVTFGLALLALVVLGRGMLRRGLQPLSDMAHTARGITSHDLTDSGRLSVRHDGRGGGPEVEELRTAFNTMLEHIDDSLVVRAEAEQRLRRFVADASHELRTPLMSVRGYADLFQYAAANAPEERDRHLARLRAEAARMGFLLDDLLLLARLDAAEVETPLRPQEADLVDLVEQAADAFRVTHAGHPLTVAPGPGSLALRLDPQRIRQVLDNLLTNAAMHTPAGTGVSVAVSLIGDAAQVRIADAGPGIPPADRQRVFDRFYRVDKARSRDRGGSGLGLAVAESLVRAHGGRIDLTSEPGATVFTVTIPLTVGALTKS, from the coding sequence GTGAGCGGGCGGCTGCGGCGGGCGTATCGCGGGATGCGGCTCGGGACCCGGCTGGCGCTGGGTCTCGGCGTGCTGTCGCTGGTGGTGTTCGCGGTCGTCGGCACGGCTCTGACGACGTACATGCGCGACTACCTGTCGGCGCAGCTCGACACCCAGCTCGCGCAGGGCCAGGTCGCCCAGTCCAAGTCCATCGCCGACTACGGCACGCTCTCCGGCAAGAAGTACTACAGCTGGTACTACGCCGTGTACGACGTGTCGGACGGCGAGCCCGTGCTGCGCAGACCGGAGGACCCGGCGGACGTCCCGGCGGACGTCGACGACTTCACCTCCCTGGCCCGCGCGCAGACCGTCGCGAGCACCGAGGTCCTGCGCACCGAGCATCTGCGGGGCAAGGGCGAGTACCGGCTGCGCGCCTGCGAGGTCGAGCCCGGTGTGGTGCTGGTCAGCGCGGCGCCCATGGAGGACATCGAGGACACCGTCGGCCAGCTGATCACCATCCAGGCCGTCACCTTCGGCCTCGCCCTGCTGGCGCTCGTGGTGCTCGGCCGGGGCATGCTGCGCCGGGGCCTGCAGCCGCTGAGCGACATGGCGCACACCGCCCGCGGCATCACCTCGCACGACCTCACCGACTCGGGGCGGCTCTCGGTGCGGCACGACGGGCGCGGCGGCGGGCCCGAGGTGGAGGAGCTGCGCACCGCGTTCAACACGATGCTGGAGCACATCGACGACTCGCTCGTGGTCCGCGCGGAGGCCGAGCAGCGCCTGCGCCGCTTCGTGGCGGACGCCTCGCACGAGCTGCGCACCCCGCTGATGTCGGTGCGCGGCTACGCCGACCTGTTCCAGTACGCGGCGGCCAACGCCCCCGAGGAACGCGACCGGCACCTGGCGCGGCTGCGCGCGGAGGCCGCCCGGATGGGCTTCCTCCTCGACGACCTGCTGCTGCTCGCCCGCCTCGACGCCGCGGAGGTCGAGACGCCGCTGCGGCCGCAGGAGGCCGACCTGGTGGACCTCGTCGAGCAGGCGGCGGACGCCTTCCGCGTCACCCACGCCGGCCACCCGCTGACCGTGGCCCCCGGCCCCGGCAGCCTCGCGCTGCGCCTGGACCCGCAGCGCATCCGCCAGGTCCTGGACAACCTGCTCACCAACGCGGCGATGCACACCCCGGCCGGCACCGGGGTGTCCGTGGCGGTGTCGCTGATCGGCGACGCCGCACAGGTCCGGATAGCCGACGCCGGACCCGGCATCCCGCCCGCCGACCGGCAGCGGGTCTTCGACCGCTTCTACCGCGTCGACAAGGCCCGCAGCCGCGACCGCGGCGGCAGCGGCCTGGGCCTCGCGGTCGCCGAGTCACTGGTCCGGGCGCACGGCGGCCGTATCGACCTGACGAGCGAGCCCGGGGCGACGGTGTTCACGGTGACGATCCCGCTGACCGTCGGAGCCCTTACGAAGTCATGA
- a CDS encoding response regulator transcription factor, which yields MEKVRLLVVDDDPPIADLVATVARYEGWEAATANSGEEALRLAAEFHPDIVVLDLMLPDVDGFGVLDRLRAAGTMVPVVFLTARDGVADRVAGLTRGGDDYLVKPFAVEELMARLRTVLRRSAGPGFQRSVLRVADLSMDEDTREVRRGERLLTLTPTEYEVLRYLMRKSPTVLTKAQILDHVWEYGFGGRSNVVELVVSRLRRKLDEPDDGTAPLIHTVRGFGYVIRQAAE from the coding sequence GTGGAGAAAGTACGTCTTCTGGTCGTTGACGACGACCCGCCCATCGCCGACCTCGTCGCGACGGTCGCCCGCTACGAGGGCTGGGAGGCGGCCACCGCGAACTCCGGCGAGGAGGCGCTGCGGCTGGCCGCCGAGTTCCACCCGGACATCGTGGTGCTTGACCTGATGCTGCCCGACGTCGACGGGTTCGGCGTCCTGGACCGGCTGCGCGCGGCCGGGACTATGGTGCCCGTGGTGTTCCTCACCGCCCGGGACGGCGTCGCCGACCGGGTGGCCGGACTGACCCGCGGCGGGGACGACTACCTGGTCAAACCGTTCGCGGTGGAGGAGCTGATGGCCCGGCTGCGCACCGTGCTGCGGCGCAGCGCGGGTCCCGGTTTCCAGCGTTCCGTCCTTCGGGTGGCCGACCTGTCGATGGACGAGGACACCCGCGAGGTCCGCCGCGGCGAGAGGCTGCTCACGCTCACGCCGACCGAGTACGAGGTGCTGCGCTATCTGATGCGCAAGTCGCCGACCGTGCTCACCAAGGCGCAGATCCTCGACCATGTGTGGGAGTACGGTTTCGGCGGCCGCTCGAACGTCGTCGAGCTGGTCGTCAGCAGGCTGCGCCGCAAGCTCGACGAGCCCGACGACGGCACCGCACCGCTGATCCACACCGTGCGCGGCTTCGGGTACGTCATCCGGCAGGCGGCCGAGTGA
- a CDS encoding ferredoxin reductase family protein, giving the protein MTTVQSPPAPPTAIRPRVVARTGLYAVLAANVAVVLYFFFAAGFASNALIVTGRLAGLLGALLMAFQLLLVARLPWLDRRIGMDRLTSWHRWTGFSVLWALLAHAVFITFGYAESSSLDPVNQLIDLAETVEGVLRAVVALGIIIVIGAVSARFARRRLAYETWHFIHLYTYVAVVLAFTHQVAVGTSFTSSSAATAYWYGVWGVALASVFTGRLVLPLWRNWRHQFRVEAVVPESHNVVSIYITGRDLDRLPARAGQFFLWRFLTKDRWWQANPFSLSAAPDGSRLRLTAKAAGDGSAALRHLEPGTRVFAEGPYGAFTALHRTRPEAVLIAGGVGVTPIRALLEELHGHAVVIYRVASDQDAVLYGELAELAHAKGAELHLVTGPVTPDKLAPAELTRLVPDITDRDVFLCGPPPMMNAVIGSLREAGVPKEQVHFERFSLAG; this is encoded by the coding sequence GTGACGACCGTCCAATCGCCCCCTGCGCCCCCCACGGCGATACGCCCCAGGGTCGTCGCCCGCACGGGTCTGTACGCCGTGCTGGCCGCGAACGTGGCCGTGGTGCTCTACTTCTTCTTCGCCGCCGGTTTCGCCTCCAACGCGCTCATCGTGACCGGCCGCCTCGCCGGCCTTCTCGGTGCGCTGCTCATGGCCTTCCAGCTGCTGCTGGTGGCCCGCCTGCCGTGGCTGGACCGCCGTATCGGCATGGACCGGCTGACGTCCTGGCACCGCTGGACCGGCTTCAGCGTCCTGTGGGCCCTCCTCGCGCACGCCGTGTTCATCACCTTCGGCTACGCCGAGTCGTCCTCGCTGGACCCGGTGAACCAGCTCATCGACCTCGCGGAGACCGTCGAGGGCGTGCTGCGCGCCGTCGTCGCGCTGGGCATCATCATCGTGATCGGCGCGGTGTCGGCCCGGTTCGCGCGGCGCCGGCTGGCGTACGAGACCTGGCACTTCATCCATCTCTACACCTACGTCGCGGTGGTCCTGGCGTTCACGCACCAGGTCGCGGTCGGTACGTCCTTCACGTCGTCGTCCGCCGCCACGGCGTACTGGTACGGCGTGTGGGGCGTCGCCCTCGCCTCGGTGTTCACCGGCCGCCTGGTCCTGCCCCTGTGGCGGAACTGGCGTCACCAGTTCCGGGTCGAGGCCGTCGTCCCCGAGTCCCACAACGTCGTCTCGATCTACATCACCGGCCGTGACCTGGACCGGCTGCCCGCGCGGGCCGGCCAGTTCTTCCTGTGGCGGTTCCTGACGAAGGACCGCTGGTGGCAGGCCAACCCGTTCTCCCTCTCTGCCGCGCCCGACGGCAGCCGGCTGCGGCTGACCGCGAAGGCGGCCGGCGACGGCTCGGCGGCCCTGCGGCATCTCGAGCCCGGCACCCGCGTCTTCGCCGAGGGCCCCTACGGCGCCTTCACCGCGCTGCACCGGACCCGGCCGGAGGCCGTGCTCATCGCGGGCGGCGTCGGTGTCACCCCGATCCGGGCCCTGCTGGAGGAGCTGCACGGCCACGCGGTGGTGATCTACCGGGTCGCCTCGGACCAGGACGCGGTCCTGTACGGCGAACTGGCCGAGCTCGCCCACGCCAAGGGCGCCGAGCTGCACCTGGTGACCGGCCCGGTCACGCCGGACAAGCTGGCCCCGGCCGAGCTGACACGGCTGGTCCCGGACATCACCGACCGGGACGTCTTCCTGTGCGGGCCGCCACCGATGATGAACGCGGTGATCGGCAGCCTGCGCGAGGCGGGCGTGCCCAAGGAGCAGGTCCATTTCGAGCGCTTCAGCCTGGCCGGCTGA
- a CDS encoding FMN-binding protein encodes MKRAIPVLVLSVAGLIPVWRYEPSLGTPTTEAASPASTPSAESGAAESGSSDSGSAAGTVVKGSTVNTDKGPVQVQVTFAGDRITAVKMLQQPNHPQTTAAVPQLVAETLEAQSADVDTVSGATITSDGYRESLQAAIDAKGA; translated from the coding sequence GTGAAGCGAGCGATACCTGTCCTGGTCCTGAGCGTGGCGGGCCTGATCCCGGTCTGGCGCTACGAGCCGTCCCTCGGCACGCCCACCACGGAGGCGGCCTCCCCGGCCTCGACCCCGTCGGCGGAGTCCGGCGCCGCCGAGTCCGGGTCGTCGGATTCCGGTTCGGCCGCCGGCACCGTGGTCAAGGGCTCGACCGTGAACACCGACAAGGGTCCGGTGCAGGTCCAGGTGACCTTCGCCGGCGACAGGATCACGGCCGTGAAGATGCTCCAGCAGCCGAACCACCCCCAGACCACGGCAGCGGTCCCGCAGCTCGTCGCCGAGACCCTGGAGGCCCAGAGCGCGGACGTCGATACCGTCTCCGGCGCGACGATCACCAGCGACGGCTACAGGGAGTCCCTCCAGGCCGCCATCGACGCGAAGGGCGCGTGA
- a CDS encoding FAD:protein FMN transferase: MHRVEQVMGFPVSLRVDDAHVGPEAADAVFAWLREVDARFSPFKADSEVCRLDRGGIARRDVSADLGEVLGLCEEYRAATGGAFDVRLPGRGLDPCAVVKGWSVQRAAESLRAAGARRFVLNAGGDVVAGGGPWRVGVRHPEQADKVCTVAELTDGAIATSARYERGDHIIDGRTGRPATGLLSLSVVASSLTVADTVATAAFAMGAEGIDWAASRAGCEVFAVDAERRVQRTEGFPVAGTEARAA, from the coding sequence GTGCACCGCGTCGAGCAGGTGATGGGGTTCCCGGTCTCGCTGCGGGTCGACGACGCGCACGTGGGCCCGGAGGCCGCCGACGCCGTGTTCGCGTGGCTGCGCGAGGTCGACGCCCGGTTCAGCCCGTTCAAGGCGGACAGCGAGGTGTGCCGGCTCGACCGGGGCGGGATCGCGCGCCGGGACGTCAGCGCGGACCTCGGCGAGGTGCTGGGGCTGTGCGAGGAGTACCGGGCCGCCACCGGCGGCGCCTTCGACGTACGGCTGCCGGGGCGCGGGCTCGATCCGTGCGCGGTGGTGAAGGGCTGGTCCGTGCAGCGGGCGGCCGAGTCGCTGCGGGCGGCCGGTGCGCGGCGGTTCGTGCTGAACGCCGGTGGTGACGTGGTCGCGGGCGGCGGGCCCTGGCGGGTGGGGGTACGGCATCCCGAGCAGGCCGACAAGGTGTGCACGGTGGCCGAGTTGACGGACGGGGCGATCGCGACGTCCGCGCGCTACGAGCGCGGCGACCACATCATCGACGGCCGCACGGGGCGTCCGGCGACCGGGCTGCTCTCGCTGAGCGTCGTGGCGTCCTCCCTGACCGTCGCGGACACGGTGGCGACGGCGGCGTTCGCGATGGGCGCGGAGGGAATCGACTGGGCGGCGTCCCGGGCGGGTTGCGAGGTGTTCG